The Clupea harengus unplaced genomic scaffold, Ch_v2.0.2, whole genome shotgun sequence genome includes a region encoding these proteins:
- the LOC122131936 gene encoding cytochrome P450 3A30-like, with product MLPLFSVATWSLLVLLLTLLIIYGTWPFGYFKNLGIPGPRPWPFVGSIVSMMTKGFHKFDEQCLQKYGRVWGIFEGRSPMLMVTDPGFIKAVMVKEFYTTFTNRRKGTFVGPLADAVSSVEDEKWKRIRNTLSPTFTSGRMKEVFPIATEYADRLMEYLKKQNLKESINMKDIFGLYSMDVLASTSFSVETDSINNPKDPFVANMKKLMNFSLFNPAFLISIVFPSLVPLMEKMGISFFSKSVMDFFYKALQKIKEQHLEDDNGRVDFLRLMMRSQISNEEAEKSSEDQPVKGLTDHEILSQSFVFILAGYETTSTTLSSLAYNIATNPDDLSKLVDEIDSVFPNNAPVTYDKLMHLDYLDMIICESMRVWPPAPRLERMCKQTVVINGVTIPKGTLVAVPVHALHRDPELWDSPEAFKPERFSKENKESIDPYAYLPFGVGPRNCVGMRYALLLVKLILVRLLQNFNLETCKETQIPMELDMMYRPKKPIMLKLVPRCHFSAEE from the exons ATGCTGCCTTTATTCTCAGTGGCGACATGGAGTCTACTAGTTTTGCTTTTAACGCTCTTAATAAT TTATGGAACTTGGCCTTTCGGATATTTCAAAAATCTGGGCATTCCGGGACCTCGACCTTGGCCATTCGTGGGGTCAATTGTATCAATGATGACAAAA GGTTTTCACAAATTTGATGAACAGTGTCTCCAAAAATATGGAAGAGTGTGGGG GATCTTTGAGGGCAGATCACCAATGCTGATGGTAACAGACCCTGGGTTCATAAAGGCAGTTATGGTCAAGGAGTTTTACACTACCTTCACCAATAGAAGG aAAGGCACTTTTGTGGGACCTCTTGCTGATGCAGTAAGCTCTGTTGAGGATGAGAAATGGAAGAGAATCCGGAATACTCTCTCTCCAACATTCACAAGTGGACGAATGAAAGAG GTCTTTCCCATAGCTACGGAATATGCAGACCGTTTAATGGAAtatttgaaaaaacaaaacttaaAGGAATCAATTAACATGAAAGA CATATTTGGTTTGTACAGTATGGATGTTCTGGCCAGTACTTCATTCAGTGTGGAGACTGATTCCATCAACAACCCAAAGGATCCCTTTGTTGCCAATATGAAGAAACTTATGAATTTCAGCCTTTTCAATCCAGCTTTTCTCATTTCTA TTGTTTTTCCTTCTCTGGTCCCTCTTATGGAGAAAATGGGTATCAGCTTTTTTTCAAAATCTGTAATGGACTTTTTCTACAAAGCACTCCAAAAGATTAAGGAGCAGCACCTAGAGGACGACAAT GGGAGAGTGGACTTCCTGCGACTCATGATGCGTTCTCAAATCTCAAATGAGGAAGCTGAGAAAAGCAGCGAGGATCAACCTGTTAAAG GACTAACAGATCATGAAATCCTCTCCCAATCATTCGTCTTCATCCTGGCTGGATACGAGACAACTAGtaccactctctcctctcttgcatACAATATTGCAACGAATCCAGATGATCTAAGCAAGCTCGTAGATGAGATTGATTCAGTGTTTCCAAACAAT gcCCCGGTCACCTATGACAAGCTGATGCACCTGGACTATCTGGATATGATCATCTGTGAGTCCATGCGAGTGTGGCCGCCTGCTCCACGTCTAGAGAGGATGTGCAAACAGACAGTGGTGATAAATGGAGTCACGATCCCCAAAGGCACTCTTGTTGCCGTTCCTGTGCACGCTTTGCACCGCGACCCAGAGCTGTGGGATTCCCCTGAGGCTTTCAAACCAGAAAG GTTCAGCAAAGAGAATAAGGAGAGTATTGATCCATACGCTTACCTGCCCTTTGGAGTGGGACCCCGCAATTGCGTTGGGATGAGATATGCTCTTTTGTTGGTGAAATTGATTTTGGTACGGCTGCTCCAAAACTTCAACCTGGAGACATGCAAAGAGACTCAG ATACCAATGGAACTTGATATGATGTATCGGCCAAAAAAGCCCATAATGCTCAAGCTTGTACCAAGATGTCATTTCAGTGCTGAAGAATGA
- the LOC122131937 gene encoding forkhead box protein K1-like translates to MADFGDDTGARALLALKSAPCSPVRVAIPPMFTHSSNSAGITSMSHSPPAPALARLEGRDFEFVMRQRTVTVGRNSSHGSVDVNMGHSSFISRRHLQIAFEEPNFYLRCLGKNGVFVDGVFQRRGAPPLQLPHECTFRFPSTVIKIQFTTIYHKEALKDDAPVSPVRPLYPQISPLKINIPDTDFRTMMSPLPSPTGTLRYLKRPFLL, encoded by the exons ATGGCTGATTTCGGAGATGATACAGGAGCACGGGCCTTGCTAGCGCTGAAGTCTGCACCATGTAGCCCTGTCAGAGTGGCAATTCCACCCATGTTTACGCACTCGTCGAATTCGGCTGGGATCACATCCATGTCCCACTCACCTCCAGCACCGGCCCTTGCACGTCTGGAAGGCAGGGACTTCGAGTTTGTAATGCGCCAGAGGACAGTGACGGTGGGCCGGAATTCATCGCATGGTTCCGTAGATGTCAACATGGGTCATTCTAGCTTCATATCCAGGCGGCATTTGCAGATCGCATTTGAAGAGCCCAACTTTTATCTACGTTGTCTGGGAAAGAATGGCGTGTTTGTGGATGGTGTGTTTCAGAGGAGAGGGGCTCCGCCGCTTCAATTACCACACGA aTGCACGTTTCGGTTCCCAAGCACGGTTATTAAGATTCAGTTTACTACGATCTACCACAAGGAGGCCCTGAAGGACGATGCCCCTGTCTCCCCGGTGAGACCCCTCTATCCCCAGATCTCACCGCTGAAAATCAACATTCCTGACACCGACTTCAGAACCATGATGAGTCCACTGCCCTCACCCACAGGAACCCTCAGGTATCTAAAAAGGCCTTTCCTCCTCTAG